A stretch of the Drosophila sulfurigaster albostrigata strain 15112-1811.04 chromosome 2L, ASM2355843v2, whole genome shotgun sequence genome encodes the following:
- the LOC133850575 gene encoding coiled-coil and C2 domain-containing protein 1-like isoform X1: MFSRKKPEPPKRRQHDLSQFGLTEIPDDFDPSAGYGDDDDAGDSDLEAELAAIAGGGGPKPKAKPKAKLMPNSDLDKMIADSMRDVSDDDDDDALENDTDLLGELQGITGGELEEQEEEQAAPIAPAADPEPVQTFLPTTTVDTLSIIKQRLDMYKQAEANAKAAGEAAKARRYARGLKTLQDLAKQSAAGKPINVDDIPPEVSVKPAGGDVPAAPAAAEADPEPPKPIRAAPAPPTPSSPSPPAAAAPATPTQPANPLVAELRQRQSEYKAAAVQSKRSGDTETALQFLRVVKQFDVVVKMCEDGQEVDLSDMPPPPAEFLAFMAKLQGGEAPAPAAAPAPIPTPAPALPSAVAAPSTMPSSMLEALQQRLDKYKSVEEAAKAENNTSKARRFGRIVKQYEDAIKQHKAGRPVAYDELPTPPGFPALPTADAPAKPPPAATPPMSPTSPPATASTSAGGTPSSSTTATPTTERRAPAPSPSKDLTTRTSGNQHKNNLAEQQMKLLLERQREFKLAAIAAKKAGEIDQAKEYLKIYKGFESLLNAASSGLPVDLNTLPVPPSQRDNLESSFAIVAAEECDPGDDICEIGVRIEEQLAKQLMMCKNTRDHHKAMGDVAGMNRFENLALTVQKDLDLVRYSKRKNQTLPKFHYEKRSFNIVHCNTDLTDNELEIVVVRGLNYNVANPKDVDTYVRIEYPLLNDEFFRAKTNVIKDTDSPDYDERFKVDIQRGNRQFNRIIKRHGVKFEIYSRGCSIDCCGLSRKLPVCCFRGFLRSDTLIGSVNVKLAPLETKCDIHDTYDLMEGRKQVGGKLEIKVRVRNPILTKQIEHINEKWLVLDAEG; the protein is encoded by the exons ATGTTCTCTCGCAAGAAACCCGAGCCACCAAAGCGTCGTCAACACGATTTGTCCCAg TTTGGTTTAACGGAAATACCAGATGACTTTGATCCCAGCGCTGGCTAcggtgacgacgacgatgcgGGTGACAGTGATTTGGAAGCCGAACTAGCAGCAATTGCGGGTGGTGGCGGACCAAAAcccaaagcaaagccaaaggcaaaactAATGCCGAACAGTGATTTGGACAAAATGATTGCAGACAGCATGCGTGATGTCagcgacgatgatgacgacgatgccCTTGAGAACGATACTGATTTGCTGGGCGAATTGCAGGGCATCACGGGAGGCGAACTGGAAGAGCAGGAGGAGGAACAAGCAGCTCCTATTGCCCCTGCTGCAGACCCAGAGCCAGTGCAAACCTTTCTGCCCACCACCACAGTAGACACATTGAGTATCATCAAACAGCGTTTGGACATGTACAAGCAGGCCGAAGCTAATGCCAAAGCAGCGGGTGAAGCAGCCAAGGCGCGACGATATGCGAGAGGACTGAAGACGTTGCAGGATCTGGCAAAGCAATCGGCTGCTGGTAAGCCCATCAATGTGGACGACATTCCGCCCGAGGTTAGTGTGAAGCCGGCAGGAGGCGATGTTCCAGCAGCACCAGCTGCAGCAGAAGCTGATCCAGAGCCGCCGAAACCAATTCGTGCTGCTCCAGCGCCGCCCACGCCAAgctctccttctcctccagcagcagcagctcctgccacgcccacacagcCAGCAAATCCTTTGGTGGCAGAGTTGCGTCAACGCCAAAGCGAGTACAAAGCAGCTGCAGTACAATCCAAGCGGAGTGGCGACACAGAAACAGCTCTACAGTTTCTGCGCGTCGTCAAGCAGTTCGATGTGGTTGTCAAGATGTGCGAGGATGGCCAGGAGGTTGATCTCAGCGATATGCCGCCACCACCAGCTGAATTTTTAGCCTTCATGGCCAAGTTGCAAGGTGGTGaagctcctgctcctgctgctgccccaGCTCCAATTCCAACTCCAGCACCAGCTCTGCCATCAGCGGTTGCAGCCCCCTCGACGATGCCATCGTCCATGCTGGAAGCACTGCAGCAGCGTCTCGATAAATACAAGTCCGTGGAAGAAGCCGCCAAGGCGGAGAACAACACGAGCAAAGCGCGTCGCTTTGGACGTATTGTAAAGCAGTATGAAGATGCGATCAAGCAGCACAAGGCTGGGCGTCCCGTGGCCTACGATGAGTTGCCCACACCACCTGGTTTTCCAGCGCTACCCACAGCTGATGCGCCAGCTAAGCCGCCGCCAGCAGCGACGCCACCCATGTCACCCACATCACCACCCGCCACGGCCAGCACTTCAGCTGGCGGCACTCCCAGTAGCTCGACCACAGCGACACCAACAACAGAACGCCGAGCACCGGCGCCATCGCCCTCCAAGGATTTGACGACACGCACCTCGGGCAATCAGCACAAGAACAATCTGGCCGAGCAGCAAatgaagctgctgctggagcGGCAAAGGGAGTTCAAATTGGCCGCCATAGCAGCTAAGAAAGCGGGTGAAATTGATCAAGCCAAGGAATACTTGAAGATCTACAAAGGTTTTGAGTCGCTGCTGAATGCGGCAAGCAGCGGGTTGCCCGTTGATCTGAATACA CTGCCTGTGCCGCCTTCGCAGCGCGATAATCTGGAGTCATCGTTCGCCATAGTGGCAGCCGAGGAATGTGATCCGGGCGATGACATTTGTGAGATTGGTGTGCGCATCGAGGAGCAACTGGCCAAGCAGCTTATGATGTGCAAGAATACGAGGGATCACCACAAGGCCATGGGCGATGTGGCAGGAATGAATCGCTTCGAGAATCTCGCTCTGACAGTGCAAAaggatttggatttggtgcGTTACTCGAAGCGCAAGAATCAAACACTGCCCAAATTCCACTACGAGAAGCGTTCCTTTAACATTGTGCACTGCAACACGGATCTGACGGACAATGAACTCGAAATTGTTGTGGTGCGTGGTCTAAACTATAATGTGGCAAATCCCAAGGATGTGGACACCTATGTGCGCATTGAATATCCTCTGTTGAAT GATGAGTTCTTCAGAGCTAAAACGAATGTGATCAAAGACACAGATAGTCCGGACTACGATGAACGCTTCAAGGTTGATATCCAGCGGGGCAATCGACAGTTTAATCGCATCATCAAACGTCATGGCGTTAAATTCGAGATCTATTCACGAGG CTGCAGTATTGATTGTTGTGGACTAAGTCGTAAACTGCCCGTATGTTGTTTCAGAGGATTCTTGAGATCCGACACTCTGATTGGCAGCGTAAATGTGAAGCTGGCGCCGCTGGAGACCAAGTGCGACATACACGACACTTATGAT CTGATGGAGGGCAGGAAGCAGGTAGGAGGCAAGCTGGAGATTAAGGTGCGTGTGCGGAATCCCATACTGACCAAGCAGATCGAGCACATCAACGAGAAGTGGCTGGTGCTGGATGCCGAAGGCTAA
- the LOC133850574 gene encoding alpha-L-iduronidase, translated as MWLLLWPLLLFAALGHAHYTTSSDVVVYHTLPHFWTGVGFCPAGEISHTGIATALTSPALQLNLRQIGALPFGAITHIRIHWLLELVQLLEYSTDGVPRYDYDKFDAFVDLLQELRLSPVLEFMGNPGQVFTANPERNWFLWEHFTKSLINHQLARHGAARLSSWRYETWNEPDLLNYNRINFTAQSYLEYVQAVRRGLSKAGGRRKSKRQQQLYRALRGPAGLFKAEQRHPLCWQLLEVCNEQLAKCPIDILTYHRKGIDGSATEILNGSLALLAKIYHDYPQLQQLPVANDEADPVSGWSTPREFQADVRYAATLMSTVMQHWHAKLAGGVMDQLESISHDNAFLSYHPHEFQQRTLLAHFRMNETQPPHSQFIQKPVYAALGMLAKLGTRAADLELVNMDSKHSVQVLRSISGNGVAQYMATIFLSPEQAGPQLTAYHHKYTLNMSIANESAFITELLVPHSTDPFRVWQQAGSPAYPNATLREQMRRAQTPRLYETGPIWQYNSELVVNSASLPLPWVMLLRVCSAAWPKLKRPQQLEIVAITGREVFISWSEQPRSTQCLKSYEVWFRASGDTAASADWQQISLGWHLPYPSFQYAPGLNGSVNGFYKVRGVDVFNERSAFSQIVEYLEL; from the exons atgtggctgctgctgtggcccCTGCTGCTCTTTGCTGCCCTGGGCCACGCCCACTACACAACAAGCAGCGATGTCGTCGTCTACCATACGCTGCCCCACTTCTGGACGGGCGTCGGCTTCTGTCCCGCTGGCGAGATTAGTCACACAGGCATTGCCACGGCCCTGACGTCGCCCGCTCTCCAATTGAATCTGCGACAGATTGGCGCGTTGCCCTTTGGAGCcatcacacacatacgcatccATTGGCTGCTCGAGCTGGTGCAGTTGCTCGAGTATAGTACGGATGGAGTGCCGCGCTATGATTACGACAAGTTCGATGCGTTTGTCGATCTGCTGCAGGAATTGCGACTGTCGCCGGTGCTGGAGTTCATGGGCAATCCAGGTCAGGTGTTTACGGCAAATCCCGAGCGCAACTGGTTTCTCTGGGAGCACTTCACCAAGAGTCTGATCAACCATCAGCTGG CTCGTCATGGTGCCGCTCGCTTGTCCAGCTGGCGCTACGAGACATGGAACGAGCCGGATTTGCTCAACTACAACCGCATCAACTTCACCGCACAGTCCTATCTGGAGTACGTGCAGGCCGTGCGTCGTGGCCTTAGCAAAGCTGGCGGCCGTCGCAAATCCAAGCGTCAACAGCAACTCTATCGTGCGCTGCGAGGTCCCGCGGGTCTCTTCAAGGCGGAGCAACGTCATCCGCTGTGCTGGCAACTGCTCGAGGTGTGCAACGAGCAGCTGGCCAAGTGTCCCATCGATATACTCACCTATCATCGcaagggcatcgatggcagtGCAACGGAAATACTAAACGGTTCGCTGGCGTTGCTCGCTAAGATCTATCACGACTATCCGCAGCTCCAGCAGCTGCCAGTGGCCAATGA CGAGGCGGATCCCGTTTCGGGTTGGAGCACGCCCCGTGAGTTCCAGGCGGATGTGCGCTATGCAGCCACCTTGATGTCCACAGTGATGCAACACTGGCACGCCAAGCTCGCTGGTGGCGTCATGGATCAACTGGAGTCCATAAGCCATGACAATGCCTTCCTCAGCTATCATCCGCACGAGTTTCAGCAGCG CACATTGCTGGCGCACTTTCGCATGAATGAGACGCAACCTCCGCACTCGCAGTTCATACAGAAGCCTGTGTATGCCGCTCTAGGCATGCTGGCCAAGCTGGGCACACGCGCTGCGGACCTGGAGCTCGTCAACATGGACAGCAAGCACAGTGTGCAGGTGTTGCGCAGCATCTCCGGCAACGGCGTGGCCCAGTACATGGCCACCATCTTTCTCAGTCCCGAGCAGGCGGGACCACAACTGACGGCCTATCATCACAAGTATACGCTGAACATGTCGATTGCCAACGAGTCGGCGTTCATCACGGAGCTGCTGGTGCCGCACAGCACAGATCCGTTCCGTGTGTGGCAACAGGCCGGGAGTCCAGCGTATCCGAATGCAACACTGCGGGAGCAGATGCGTCGAGCGCAGACACCGCGACTGTATGAGACGGGCCCCATTTGGCAGTACAACAGCGAGCTGGTGGTGAACTCGGCTAGTCTGCCGTTGCCCTGGGTGATGCTGTTGCGCGTCTGCTCGGCGGCGTGGCCCAAATTGAAGCGACCCCAGCAGCTGGAGATTGTGGCGATCACTGGGCGTGAGGTCTTCATCAGCTGGAGCGAACAGCCGCGCTCCACGCAATGCCTAAAGAGCTACGAGGTGTGGTTTAGGGCAAGTGGCGACACAGCTGCCTCCGCTGACTGGCAGCAAATCTCGCTCGGCTGGCATCTGCCGTATCCATCGTTTCAGTATGCTCCCGGTCTCAATGGCAGCGTCAACG GTTTCTACAAGGTGCGCGGCGTGGATGTCTTCAATGAGCGCAGCGCCTTCTCGCAAATTGTCGAATATCTCGAGTTGTAA
- the LOC133850575 gene encoding coiled-coil and C2 domain-containing protein 1-like isoform X2 encodes MFSRKKPEPPKRRQHDLSQFGLTEIPDDFDPSAGYGDDDDAGDSDLEAELAAIAGGGGPKPKAKPKAKLMPNSDLDKMIADSMRDVSDDDDDDALENDTDLLGELQGITGGELEEQEEEQAAPIAPAADPEPVQTFLPTTTVDTLSIIKQRLDMYKQAEANAKAAGEAAKARRYARGLKTLQDLAKQSAAGKPINVDDIPPEVSVKPAGGDVPAAPAAAEADPEPPKPIRAAPAPPTPSSPSPPAAAAPATPTQPANPLVAELRQRQSEYKAAAVQSKRSGDTETALQFLRVVKQFDVVVKMCEDGQEVDLSDMPPPPAEFLAFMAKLQGGEAPAPAAAPAPIPTPAPALPSAVAAPSTMPSSMLEALQQRLDKYKSVEEAAKAENNTSKARRFGRIVKQYEDAIKQHKAGRPVAYDELPTPPGFPALPTADAPAKPPPAATPPMSPTSPPATASTSAGGTPSSSTTATPTTERRAPAPSPSKDLTTRTSGNQHKNNLAEQQMKLLLERQREFKLAAIAAKKAGEIDQAKEYLKIYKGFESLLNAASSGLPVDLNTLPVPPSQRDNLESSFAIVAAEECDPGDDICEIGVRIEEQLAKQLMMCKNTRDHHKAMGDVAGMNRFENLALTVQKDLDLVRYSKRKNQTLPKFHYEKRSFNIVHCNTDLTDNELEIVVVRGLNYNVANPKDVDTYVRIEYPLLNDEFFRAKTNVIKDTDSPDYDERFKVDIQRGNRQFNRIIKRHGVKFEIYSRGGFLRSDTLIGSVNVKLAPLETKCDIHDTYDLMEGRKQVGGKLEIKVRVRNPILTKQIEHINEKWLVLDAEG; translated from the exons ATGTTCTCTCGCAAGAAACCCGAGCCACCAAAGCGTCGTCAACACGATTTGTCCCAg TTTGGTTTAACGGAAATACCAGATGACTTTGATCCCAGCGCTGGCTAcggtgacgacgacgatgcgGGTGACAGTGATTTGGAAGCCGAACTAGCAGCAATTGCGGGTGGTGGCGGACCAAAAcccaaagcaaagccaaaggcaaaactAATGCCGAACAGTGATTTGGACAAAATGATTGCAGACAGCATGCGTGATGTCagcgacgatgatgacgacgatgccCTTGAGAACGATACTGATTTGCTGGGCGAATTGCAGGGCATCACGGGAGGCGAACTGGAAGAGCAGGAGGAGGAACAAGCAGCTCCTATTGCCCCTGCTGCAGACCCAGAGCCAGTGCAAACCTTTCTGCCCACCACCACAGTAGACACATTGAGTATCATCAAACAGCGTTTGGACATGTACAAGCAGGCCGAAGCTAATGCCAAAGCAGCGGGTGAAGCAGCCAAGGCGCGACGATATGCGAGAGGACTGAAGACGTTGCAGGATCTGGCAAAGCAATCGGCTGCTGGTAAGCCCATCAATGTGGACGACATTCCGCCCGAGGTTAGTGTGAAGCCGGCAGGAGGCGATGTTCCAGCAGCACCAGCTGCAGCAGAAGCTGATCCAGAGCCGCCGAAACCAATTCGTGCTGCTCCAGCGCCGCCCACGCCAAgctctccttctcctccagcagcagcagctcctgccacgcccacacagcCAGCAAATCCTTTGGTGGCAGAGTTGCGTCAACGCCAAAGCGAGTACAAAGCAGCTGCAGTACAATCCAAGCGGAGTGGCGACACAGAAACAGCTCTACAGTTTCTGCGCGTCGTCAAGCAGTTCGATGTGGTTGTCAAGATGTGCGAGGATGGCCAGGAGGTTGATCTCAGCGATATGCCGCCACCACCAGCTGAATTTTTAGCCTTCATGGCCAAGTTGCAAGGTGGTGaagctcctgctcctgctgctgccccaGCTCCAATTCCAACTCCAGCACCAGCTCTGCCATCAGCGGTTGCAGCCCCCTCGACGATGCCATCGTCCATGCTGGAAGCACTGCAGCAGCGTCTCGATAAATACAAGTCCGTGGAAGAAGCCGCCAAGGCGGAGAACAACACGAGCAAAGCGCGTCGCTTTGGACGTATTGTAAAGCAGTATGAAGATGCGATCAAGCAGCACAAGGCTGGGCGTCCCGTGGCCTACGATGAGTTGCCCACACCACCTGGTTTTCCAGCGCTACCCACAGCTGATGCGCCAGCTAAGCCGCCGCCAGCAGCGACGCCACCCATGTCACCCACATCACCACCCGCCACGGCCAGCACTTCAGCTGGCGGCACTCCCAGTAGCTCGACCACAGCGACACCAACAACAGAACGCCGAGCACCGGCGCCATCGCCCTCCAAGGATTTGACGACACGCACCTCGGGCAATCAGCACAAGAACAATCTGGCCGAGCAGCAAatgaagctgctgctggagcGGCAAAGGGAGTTCAAATTGGCCGCCATAGCAGCTAAGAAAGCGGGTGAAATTGATCAAGCCAAGGAATACTTGAAGATCTACAAAGGTTTTGAGTCGCTGCTGAATGCGGCAAGCAGCGGGTTGCCCGTTGATCTGAATACA CTGCCTGTGCCGCCTTCGCAGCGCGATAATCTGGAGTCATCGTTCGCCATAGTGGCAGCCGAGGAATGTGATCCGGGCGATGACATTTGTGAGATTGGTGTGCGCATCGAGGAGCAACTGGCCAAGCAGCTTATGATGTGCAAGAATACGAGGGATCACCACAAGGCCATGGGCGATGTGGCAGGAATGAATCGCTTCGAGAATCTCGCTCTGACAGTGCAAAaggatttggatttggtgcGTTACTCGAAGCGCAAGAATCAAACACTGCCCAAATTCCACTACGAGAAGCGTTCCTTTAACATTGTGCACTGCAACACGGATCTGACGGACAATGAACTCGAAATTGTTGTGGTGCGTGGTCTAAACTATAATGTGGCAAATCCCAAGGATGTGGACACCTATGTGCGCATTGAATATCCTCTGTTGAAT GATGAGTTCTTCAGAGCTAAAACGAATGTGATCAAAGACACAGATAGTCCGGACTACGATGAACGCTTCAAGGTTGATATCCAGCGGGGCAATCGACAGTTTAATCGCATCATCAAACGTCATGGCGTTAAATTCGAGATCTATTCACGAGG AGGATTCTTGAGATCCGACACTCTGATTGGCAGCGTAAATGTGAAGCTGGCGCCGCTGGAGACCAAGTGCGACATACACGACACTTATGAT CTGATGGAGGGCAGGAAGCAGGTAGGAGGCAAGCTGGAGATTAAGGTGCGTGTGCGGAATCCCATACTGACCAAGCAGATCGAGCACATCAACGAGAAGTGGCTGGTGCTGGATGCCGAAGGCTAA